One window of Heptranchias perlo isolate sHepPer1 chromosome 15, sHepPer1.hap1, whole genome shotgun sequence genomic DNA carries:
- the cldn2 gene encoding claudin-2 isoform X2, giving the protein MANFAMQLVALIVCIVGMVGTLSATIMPHWRITAHIGANVVTAIVYMKGLWWACAMFSTGVFQCETYNSVLELPADLQAARAMMVISVALSLLAITISVVGMKCTVCVKDSPLEDKIAGTGGVFFILAGLMGLVPVAWTMNGVILNFHNPLIPGDLKFEIGESLYLGVVAAMLTIIGGVMLSLSFIGKRKGASRY; this is encoded by the coding sequence ATGGCTAACTTTGCCATGCAATTGGTAGCCTTGATCGTGTGCATAGTGGGCATGGTTGGGACATTGTCAGCTACTATTATGCCGCACTGGAGGATCACAGCGCACATTGGAGCAAACGTTGTAACTGCTATTGTGTATATGAAGGGGTTGTGGTGGGCATGTGCCATGTTCAGCACCGGCGTCTTCCAATGTGAGACCTACAACTCCGTCCTAGAACTTCCAGCAGATCTCCAGGCTGCTCGAGCCATGATGGTCATCTCAGTTGCTCTCTCTTTGCTCGCTATAACAATCTCCGTGGTTGGCATGAAATGCACTGTGTGTGTCAAGGATTCTCCATTGGAAGACAAGATTGCTGGCACTGGAGGAGTTTTCTTTATTTTAGCTGGACTGATGGGTTTGGTGCCAGTGGCATGGACAATGAATGGGGTGATACTGAATTTCCACAACCCTTTAATTCCAGGTGACCTCAAGTTTGAAATTGGTGAGTCCTTGTACCTCGGGGTCGTTGCCGCCATGTTGACCATCATCGGAGGAGTAATGCTGTCACTGTCATTTATAG
- the cldn2 gene encoding claudin-2 isoform X1, which translates to MANFAMQLVALIVCIVGMVGTLSATIMPHWRITAHIGANVVTAIVYMKGLWWACAMFSTGVFQCETYNSVLELPADLQAARAMMVISVALSLLAITISVVGMKCTVCVKDSPLEDKIAGTGGVFFILAGLMGLVPVAWTMNGVILNFHNPLIPGDLKFEIGESLYLGVVAAMLTIIGGVMLSLSFIGRRNEPYSRRPMSYQNHAANRSMPAASAASLHSKAAKSEFNSYNLTGYV; encoded by the coding sequence ATGGCTAACTTTGCCATGCAATTGGTAGCCTTGATCGTGTGCATAGTGGGCATGGTTGGGACATTGTCAGCTACTATTATGCCGCACTGGAGGATCACAGCGCACATTGGAGCAAACGTTGTAACTGCTATTGTGTATATGAAGGGGTTGTGGTGGGCATGTGCCATGTTCAGCACCGGCGTCTTCCAATGTGAGACCTACAACTCCGTCCTAGAACTTCCAGCAGATCTCCAGGCTGCTCGAGCCATGATGGTCATCTCAGTTGCTCTCTCTTTGCTCGCTATAACAATCTCCGTGGTTGGCATGAAATGCACTGTGTGTGTCAAGGATTCTCCATTGGAAGACAAGATTGCTGGCACTGGAGGAGTTTTCTTTATTTTAGCTGGACTGATGGGTTTGGTGCCAGTGGCATGGACAATGAATGGGGTGATACTGAATTTCCACAACCCTTTAATTCCAGGTGACCTCAAGTTTGAAATTGGTGAGTCCTTGTACCTCGGGGTCGTTGCCGCCATGTTGACCATCATCGGAGGAGTAATGCTGTCACTGTCATTTATAGGTAGGAGAAATGAGCCCTACAGTAGACGGCCGATGTCCTACCAGAATCACGCAGCGAACCGTTCCATGCCTGCAGCATCGGCTGCATCTTTGCACTCAAAAGCAGCAAAATCGGAATTCAACTCTTACAACCTGACTGGTTATGTGTAG